CTCGGACGTGACCTGGAGCGCTTGCCCTCCACCCTGGTCGGCTTTCACGTCCTTGCCGCCTGCATTCTGCTCTGCAACAACTTGAAGCCTCTTTTTGCATAGCCTTCTTGGCACTCTCTAGCGCGCCCTTCAAGGCATCGTGTGGATGTCGGCTCTGACGTGTCTTCATCGCAGAAATACGCTACAGGAGCCGACTTTTCCCTGGCTATCAAGAGTTTTGACTGGTAGTCAGGATTTTGCCCCCCTTTTCGGAAGGGGGAGAGGGTGAGCAAGAACGCCCCCCAGGAAACAAAGGTCCTGGGGCATGGTGCAGAGGGTGTTCAAGCGACACGAGAAGCCTGTGCTGGAACCTTGGTCTCAGGTACCGAGCCTACTCGCCCCCTCCCGCCATCTGCTCCACAGCTCTGCGAGGCCCCTGCGACAGGGAAGAGTGAAGACAGCATATTTATCCAGCTTGTTGGGCCGACTGCTGAACCTGTCCGCACGAATGGCCGGGCATCGGACCTGAACAGCGCCCAAAGAGAGGGACCATCCAAGTTTGGTGCGGATGGCCCTGCTCTAAACGGCAACCCGTCTTATAGCCCGAACACGCCCCGCTGTTGCGGGTGCACCAGCTCGGTGTATTCGGGGTGGCGCTGAATGTAGGCGGCAATAAAGGGGCACATGGGCACCACCAACTTGCCCTGCGCCCGCACATCATCCAGGGCGCCCCGGGCCAGCTGGCTGCCCAGGCCCTGTCCTTCGTGGCCTTCTTCCACCACCGTGTGGGGCAGCATCACGGCGCCCTCACCGGCCGGGCGGAATTCGGCGTAGCCCAGCACCTCTTCACCCCGGCGCAGTTCGTAGCGGGCGGCCTCGTCATTGCGGATCACTTCGGTCTGTGCGTGGGTCATGGGGTCTCCGTGCGCCCCATCATGCCGGGCGGCCGGGGGTCGGCGCCACGCCTGGAACTCTTTATTCTCTGCGCGCGCAGACATGGCACGATGAAAGGCACCATGCACGATCCATTCTCGCCCACCCCACTGCCGCCCCGATCCGAGCGCCGCGCACAGGGCCGGGCGCTGCGCGCCGTGTTGCCGCGCCGTGCCCACGCCACCTTCGAGGCCCCGGGGGACCGCCCAGACGTTGTTCTCCAGACCCTGCAGGCCGGGGCCAGCGGCTGCCTGCCGCACCTGCTGCCGCTGCGTTTTGGGCGCATGGTGGCCAGCCCCTTTGCCTTTTTTCGCGGCACAGCGGCCCTGATGGCCGCCGATCTGGCCGCCACGGCGGTCACGGGCGAGCGGGTGCAGACCTGCGGCGACGCCCACTGCGCCAACTTTGGCGCCTTTGCCACAGGCGAGCGCAATCTGGTTTTTGACCTGAACGACTTCGACGAAACCCTGCGCGCCCCCTGGGAATGGGACGTGCGGCGCCTCTCGGCCAGTCTGGTGCTCGCCGCGCGCGAGGCAGGCCACAGCGAGGCCGACGCCTGCTTTGCCGCCCGCAGCGGCGCCCGCGCCTACCGCCTGCACCTGCGCGCCTATGCCCGGCAGCCGCATATTGACGTGTGGTATGACCGCATAGACGCCTCTGAGGCCCTGGCCGACATGGCGGCCGACGCCCGCGCCCACGGGCAGGCCATGTTTGCCAAAGCCAGCACCCGCACCCACCTGCACACCCTGAAGAAGCTGGCCGTCCACACCCCCGCCGGCTGGCGCCTGCGCGACGATCCGCCGCTGCTGGTGCACACCAGCGATCCCCAGGCCGAGGCGATGCTGGAGGGCGTGAAAGCGTGCTACCTGGACAGCGTGGCGCCCGACCGCCGCATGCTGCTCTCGCGTTACCACCTGGCCGACTGGGCGCTGAAGGTGACCGGGGTGGGCAGCTGCGGGCGCCGGGTGCTGGTGCTGCTGCTGGCCGCCGACGGCGACGACGTGCTGTTCCTGCAGGTGAAAGAAGCCCGCTCCAGCGTGCTGGAAGCCCACGCCGGGCCCACCGTGGCCAAGAACGCCGCCCACCGCATCGTGCGCGGGCAACAGCTGATGCAGGCGGCCAGCGATCCCTTCCTGGGGTGGTGCTCGGGCGGTGACCACTTTGCCTACGTGCGCCAGCTGCGTGATCTCAAGGGCCGCTTTGAGTTGCAGGCGGTTAGCCCCCGCACCCTGGAAGAGATTGCCGAACTGTGCGGCTGGGCCCTGGCCCGCGCCCACGCCCGCACCGGGGACGCCGTGGCCCTGGGCGCTTACCTGGGCGGCGGCGAGAATTTCGATGAAGCCACCGCCGCTTTTGGGGTCGCCTACGCGGATCAGGCCGAACGCGACCACGCCGCCCTGGCCCGCGCCGTCGCGCGCGGTGACATTGAAACCGAGGCCGACCCGGACGAGGATTGAGAGAAGGGCTTCACAGCGGGCGCCTGTTTCACGTTGGACCAGGGAGGCGGCCCCTTGAGGGTGTTGGCTCCGTTGTGCTCTGGTTCCCTCAGGACCATTCAGGGGGTACCGGAGAATGGCGCTGGGTTTCGCTGCCAGGCCAAGCGGCAGCGAGTCGGGCAGTTGAAGGTGTACAGAGGCGCAGCAAAAGGGGCCAGTCTACAAAATTCACTCTGGAACTGAGCGCCTCTCTCGGCCTGGGCAAAGCCAACCCGGCCTACGAGTCGCCCTCAGCCTTCCGGCACCTCCGGCGTGCCCCCACTGCCGGTAAAACGCTTGGTCAGCCAGCGGTCAAACCGGGCCAGATTCTCGGCCTGCCGCTCGTAGGCGCTCTGAATGGCGCGCAGGCGGCTTTGCAGCGCCTGTAGCCGCTCGTCGTCAATGGGCACGTCAGCCCGCGTCCAGTCGTGGCGGTAGGTGCCGCTGACATCGTGGGTGGCGCGGCGCAGGGCCACCATGTCGCGCGCCTCTTCCAGCGTCATGCCCAGGGCGCGCAGGTCCAGGAGGTCGCGCAGCAGCCGCAGGGCGTACGGCCCGTACAGCGACCGCCCCGAGGCCGTGACCTGGTCAGGGGTCAGCAAGCCCAGTTCTGCGTAGTGCATCACCGTGCGCCGCGTGACGCCGGCCGCGCGCGCCAGTTCGGCGGTGGTGTAAAAAGTGGGGGCGCTCAAGGCACCACCACCACCTTCCCGGTCACCCGGCGTTCCAGCAGGTCGCGCAGGGCGCGTGGTGCTTCGGCCAGCGGGTAGCGCGCGCTGATCAGGGGGCGCACCGTCCCCGCCGCCACCCATTCGGCCAGCTGCGCCAGATGGGCCGTGTTGCCCGCTGGGTCGCGCCGGGCGTACTCGCCCCAGAACACGCCCACCACGCTGGCCCCCTTCAGCAGCGGCAGATTCAGCGGCAGGCGCGGAATCTCGCCGCCCGCAAAGCCCACCACCAGGTAGCGCCCGCCCCAGCCCAGGCTGCGAAACGCGCCCTCGGCCCAGCGGCCCCCCACTGGGTCCAGCACCACGTCTACGCCAGCGCGGCCGGTCAGGGGCCGCAGCGCGTCTTTCAGGTCCTCGGTTTCGTAGTTGATCGTCTCGTCCGCACCGTGGGCCCGCGCCAGGACGAGGCGCTCCTCGCTGCCTGCCGCCGCGATCACCCGCGCGCCCAGCGCCTTGCCAATCATCACGGCCGCCAGCCCCACGCCCCCGGCGGCGCCCAGCACCAGCAGCGTTTCGCCGCGCTGCACCTGCCCCCGGTCCATCAGGGCGTGCATGGCGGTCCCGTAGGCCAGCGGCAGGGTGGCCGCCACCTCAAAGTCCAAATGGTCGGGCAGCGGAAACACGGCCGCCGCCGGGGCCGTCAGGTGGGTGGCAAAGGCGCCGGTGCCGGTAAAGGCCGCCACGCGCTGGCCCACCTCCAGGCCGCGCACCCCCTCGCCCAGCGCCGTGATCACTCCGGCCGCCTCGGCCCCGGGGATAAAGGGCAGCGGCGGGCGCACCTGATACTGGCCCTGCACCATCAGGGCGTCGGGATAATTCACGCTGGCGGCGCGCACCTCCAGCGTCACCTCGCCGGGACCGGGCAGCGGGTCGGGGAGGTCTTGAAGGCTCAGGGCTTCGGGCGGGGCGAAGACAGTGCAGGTCAGGGCGCGCATGGGCAGAACCTCCGTAGGGGTGGCCCCATCTTAACGCAAGCGTTCATAATGGACGTCTACGGACACCCTTCTCTTTTTCCCCAAGGAGCCCTGCCATGCCCCCTGTGCTGAACCGCCGCGACCTGAATTTCCAGCTGTTCGAGGTGCTGGACACCGCCGCCCTGACCACCCGGGCCCGCTTTTCTGGCCACACCCGCGAGGACTACGAGGCGGTGCTGACCCTGGCGGCGGGCGTGGCCGAGCGCCACTTTGCCCCCTATGCCCGCGAGGCCGATGAGCACGAACCTACTGTGCAGGATGGCCGCGTGGTGTTGCCGCCCTCGGCGCAGGCGGCCATGCAGGCGTTCCGGGAAGCGGGCTTTTTCAGCGCCCACCACGATGAAGAATTGGGCGGGCTGGCCCTGCCCTGGGTGGTCACGCAGGCGGCGATGGCGCACTTTCAGGCCGCCAACATCGGGTACAGTGGCTACCCCTTTCTCACCATCGGCAACGCCAACCTGCAGCGGCAATTCGCCTCGCCAGAGCAGCAGCGCCGCTACCTGCAGCCCCTGCTGGAAGGGCGCTGGTTCGGCACGATGGCGCTGTCCGAACCCCAGGCCGGCTCCGGGCTGGCCGATATCGCCACCACCGCCACCCCGCGCAGCGACGGCACCTACGCCATTCGCGGCACCAAGATGTGGATTTCAGGCGGCGAGCACGAACTCGCGGAGAACATCGTGCATCTGGTTCTGGCGCGCATTGCGGGGGGCGAGGCGGGCGTGCGCGGCATCAGCCTCTTTTTGGTGCCGCGCTACCGCCTGCGC
The DNA window shown above is from Deinococcus aquaedulcis and carries:
- a CDS encoding GNAT family N-acetyltransferase; protein product: MTHAQTEVIRNDEAARYELRRGEEVLGYAEFRPAGEGAVMLPHTVVEEGHEGQGLGSQLARGALDDVRAQGKLVVPMCPFIAAYIQRHPEYTELVHPQQRGVFGL
- a CDS encoding DUF2252 domain-containing protein, which encodes MKGTMHDPFSPTPLPPRSERRAQGRALRAVLPRRAHATFEAPGDRPDVVLQTLQAGASGCLPHLLPLRFGRMVASPFAFFRGTAALMAADLAATAVTGERVQTCGDAHCANFGAFATGERNLVFDLNDFDETLRAPWEWDVRRLSASLVLAAREAGHSEADACFAARSGARAYRLHLRAYARQPHIDVWYDRIDASEALADMAADARAHGQAMFAKASTRTHLHTLKKLAVHTPAGWRLRDDPPLLVHTSDPQAEAMLEGVKACYLDSVAPDRRMLLSRYHLADWALKVTGVGSCGRRVLVLLLAADGDDVLFLQVKEARSSVLEAHAGPTVAKNAAHRIVRGQQLMQAASDPFLGWCSGGDHFAYVRQLRDLKGRFELQAVSPRTLEEIAELCGWALARAHARTGDAVALGAYLGGGENFDEATAAFGVAYADQAERDHAALARAVARGDIETEADPDED
- a CDS encoding NADPH:quinone oxidoreductase family protein, with the translated sequence MRALTCTVFAPPEALSLQDLPDPLPGPGEVTLEVRAASVNYPDALMVQGQYQVRPPLPFIPGAEAAGVITALGEGVRGLEVGQRVAAFTGTGAFATHLTAPAAAVFPLPDHLDFEVAATLPLAYGTAMHALMDRGQVQRGETLLVLGAAGGVGLAAVMIGKALGARVIAAAGSEERLVLARAHGADETINYETEDLKDALRPLTGRAGVDVVLDPVGGRWAEGAFRSLGWGGRYLVVGFAGGEIPRLPLNLPLLKGASVVGVFWGEYARRDPAGNTAHLAQLAEWVAAGTVRPLISARYPLAEAPRALRDLLERRVTGKVVVVP
- a CDS encoding MerR family transcriptional regulator, which gives rise to MSAPTFYTTAELARAAGVTRRTVMHYAELGLLTPDQVTASGRSLYGPYALRLLRDLLDLRALGMTLEEARDMVALRRATHDVSGTYRHDWTRADVPIDDERLQALQSRLRAIQSAYERQAENLARFDRWLTKRFTGSGGTPEVPEG